One Amycolatopsis sp. NBC_00355 genomic window carries:
- a CDS encoding GGDEF domain-containing protein: protein MRSGGGASRVVPRFRDVFVSPRRWALWRQGLRVTTYCLVSETIAVVLTVKPSPIEVDRRTLAILGVLLALGVLQSETGRRVERIRRRVSGTPHINMTSVWTFAGVLLLPPALLAVLVGGLYLHLAMRSWYRLQRVPASRTISNAAIILLSCYAAQGVLRLAGFDDVRAALAHPWPGTFAVAGAGATFFVVNALLVLPARREIGRTPEALFGTWSDNGLEVATLCLGALNALAITLLPGLVVLVLPPLLLLHRTVLVKQLEVAAHRDDKTGLYNTSGWHAQAERTLAGAARQGGTFGLLMLDLDHFKQVNDTYGHLAGDAVLRAVAEAIIAAVRGRGDAVGRFGGEEFVVLLPGIAHPDISAVAERIRRAISALSVPVGQLQVTGLSVSIGIAAYPSAGTALQRLLDAADTALYHAKATGRNKVVHVADLV from the coding sequence ATGCGGAGCGGCGGTGGAGCATCGCGCGTTGTGCCACGCTTTCGTGACGTCTTCGTCTCGCCACGGCGCTGGGCACTGTGGCGGCAAGGCCTGCGGGTGACCACGTATTGCCTGGTCAGCGAGACCATCGCGGTGGTGCTGACGGTGAAGCCGTCGCCCATCGAAGTCGATCGGCGGACGCTGGCGATCCTCGGCGTCCTGCTGGCGCTCGGCGTGCTGCAGTCGGAGACGGGACGCCGTGTCGAGCGGATCCGCCGCCGCGTCTCGGGCACGCCGCACATCAACATGACGTCGGTCTGGACGTTCGCCGGTGTGCTGCTGCTCCCGCCGGCGCTGCTCGCGGTGCTGGTCGGCGGCCTGTACCTGCACCTGGCGATGCGCAGCTGGTACCGCCTGCAGCGCGTCCCGGCGTCCCGGACGATCAGCAACGCGGCGATCATCCTGCTGTCCTGCTACGCGGCCCAAGGCGTCCTGCGCCTGGCGGGCTTCGACGACGTCCGCGCGGCGCTGGCCCACCCGTGGCCCGGCACGTTCGCGGTAGCAGGAGCCGGCGCGACGTTCTTCGTGGTCAACGCCCTGCTGGTGCTGCCCGCGCGAAGGGAGATCGGCCGCACCCCGGAAGCCCTGTTCGGCACGTGGTCCGACAACGGCCTGGAGGTGGCGACGCTGTGCCTGGGCGCGTTGAACGCGCTGGCGATCACGCTGTTGCCGGGCTTGGTGGTGCTGGTCCTGCCGCCGCTGTTGTTGCTGCACCGCACGGTCCTGGTCAAGCAACTGGAGGTGGCCGCCCACCGGGACGACAAGACGGGTCTGTACAACACGAGCGGCTGGCACGCCCAGGCCGAGCGCACGCTGGCCGGCGCGGCCCGGCAGGGCGGCACGTTCGGTCTGCTGATGCTGGACCTGGACCACTTCAAGCAGGTCAACGACACCTATGGCCATCTGGCCGGTGACGCGGTGCTCCGAGCGGTGGCCGAGGCGATCATCGCGGCGGTCCGCGGCCGCGGCGACGCGGTGGGCCGGTTCGGCGGTGAGGAGTTCGTGGTCCTGTTGCCGGGAATCGCCCACCCGGACATCAGCGCGGTGGCGGAGCGGATCCGCCGGGCGATCAGTGCGCTGAGTGTCCCGGTGGGGCAGCTGCAGGTGACGGGCCTGTCAGTCTCGATAGGCATCGCGGCCTACCCGAGCGCAGGTACGGCGCTGCAAAGACTCCTGGACGCCGCGGACACCGCTCTCTACCACGCGAAAGCCACGGGCAGGAACAAGGTGGTCCACGTAGCGGACCTGGTCTAG
- a CDS encoding MFS transporter, with protein sequence MVTRVGFGAVLAVAEFRAMWAAELLSICGDQLARVALAVLVFQRTDSAALTGLTYALTYVPSLLGGVLLAGAGDRWPRRDVMIVADLARAALVAVIAIPGVPLWVLCVLVAVMTALGGPFKAAQQALLPSVLEGERYLVGMALRNVTIQGAQLAGFAGGGLLIAALAPTAALALDAVTFLLSAALLVSGVRRRPAVAATTTSGGRAWLASTTAGARLIRRDPALRTLVALNWLAGFYIVPEALAAPYAAGIGAGATLVGLIMAADPAGSVLGGFVFGKWIPEATQVRVLGWLGIAAGLPLIVFVVRPGLVPAVLLLAASGLLATGYNIQGTVSFMRRVPDEHRARCAGVNSAGLITVQGVGAAAAGVLADVLSPAHTIAVAGAAGAAVAVPIARAWRRVRLLDSEGER encoded by the coding sequence ATGGTGACCCGGGTAGGCTTCGGCGCGGTCCTGGCCGTCGCCGAGTTCCGGGCGATGTGGGCCGCCGAGCTGCTGTCGATCTGCGGTGACCAGCTCGCCCGCGTCGCGCTCGCCGTCCTGGTGTTCCAGCGGACCGATTCGGCCGCGCTGACCGGCCTGACCTACGCGCTCACCTACGTCCCGTCGCTTCTCGGCGGGGTCCTGCTGGCCGGCGCGGGCGACCGGTGGCCGCGCCGCGACGTGATGATCGTGGCCGATCTGGCCCGGGCCGCGCTGGTCGCCGTCATCGCGATCCCCGGCGTCCCGCTGTGGGTGCTGTGCGTGCTGGTCGCGGTGATGACGGCGCTCGGCGGGCCGTTCAAAGCAGCGCAGCAGGCACTGCTGCCGTCGGTCCTCGAAGGCGAGCGCTACCTCGTCGGGATGGCCCTGCGGAACGTCACGATCCAGGGCGCCCAGCTGGCCGGGTTCGCCGGCGGCGGCCTGCTGATCGCGGCTCTCGCCCCGACGGCCGCCCTGGCCCTGGACGCCGTGACGTTCCTGCTCTCGGCCGCGCTGCTGGTCTCCGGCGTGCGACGACGGCCGGCCGTGGCCGCCACGACGACCTCCGGCGGCCGCGCCTGGCTGGCGTCGACGACGGCCGGCGCCCGGCTGATCCGGCGCGATCCGGCGCTGCGGACGCTGGTCGCGCTCAACTGGCTGGCCGGCTTCTACATCGTCCCGGAGGCGCTGGCCGCGCCGTACGCGGCCGGCATCGGCGCGGGCGCGACGCTGGTCGGGCTGATCATGGCCGCGGACCCGGCGGGCAGCGTGCTCGGCGGGTTCGTCTTCGGCAAGTGGATCCCGGAAGCGACGCAGGTCCGTGTGCTCGGCTGGCTGGGCATCGCGGCCGGGCTGCCGCTGATCGTGTTCGTCGTCCGGCCGGGGCTCGTGCCGGCGGTGCTGCTGCTGGCCGCGTCCGGGCTACTGGCGACCGGCTACAACATCCAGGGCACGGTCTCGTTCATGCGGCGGGTGCCGGACGAGCACCGCGCGCGGTGCGCCGGCGTGAACTCCGCGGGCCTGATCACCGTGCAAGGGGTGGGCGCGGCGGCCGCCGGCGTGCTGGCCGACGTGCTGAGCCCGGCGCACACCATCGCGGTGGCCGGCGCGGCGGGGGCCGCCGTGGCCGTGCCGATCGCGCGTGCGTGGCGCCGGGTCAGACTGCTGGACTCGGAGGGAGAGCGATGA
- a CDS encoding type IV toxin-antitoxin system AbiEi family antitoxin, translating into MAVERLGELGLRGEVLAVEHAESAERHRADAVLRLTAGSGATRTYGVEIKPRLTPELATSLNLSTRFPALLVTTYISEPVAERLRALGIDYVDTAGNAHLAWDDVLVDVRGRRNPAVPRSRTSPSGAGAFGRAGLRVVFVLLSWPDMAAQPYRVLAGASGASLGTVKAVIDELTGAGYLYTGAEGRRLARGGELLDHWSEAYSINLHAALALGEFSVDDLSWWPDSESEMRSLGIQVGGEAGAGLIDPHLRPASLTLYAEQLPARFIGRHRLVRAEDRGNVHIRERFWHRPEPDAWTVPSPLIYADLLASGDPRQREHGDRIRTSDDRLIRLGRS; encoded by the coding sequence GTGGCAGTCGAGCGGCTGGGCGAGCTCGGGCTCCGCGGTGAGGTGCTCGCCGTGGAACACGCCGAATCCGCGGAGAGGCACCGGGCCGACGCCGTGCTGCGGCTCACGGCGGGGTCGGGGGCCACCCGGACCTACGGGGTCGAGATCAAGCCCCGGCTGACGCCTGAGCTGGCCACCAGCCTCAACCTGTCCACGCGGTTCCCGGCGTTGCTGGTCACGACCTACATCAGCGAACCGGTCGCCGAGCGGCTGCGTGCCTTGGGGATCGACTACGTGGACACCGCGGGCAACGCCCACCTCGCCTGGGACGACGTCCTCGTCGATGTCCGGGGACGTCGCAATCCGGCGGTCCCGCGTTCGAGAACTTCGCCGAGCGGGGCCGGTGCTTTCGGCCGGGCGGGTCTGCGGGTGGTGTTCGTCCTCCTCAGCTGGCCGGACATGGCGGCCCAGCCGTACCGGGTGCTGGCCGGAGCGAGCGGAGCCTCGCTGGGAACCGTCAAGGCGGTGATCGACGAGCTCACCGGGGCCGGTTACCTCTACACGGGGGCGGAAGGCCGCAGGCTGGCCCGCGGTGGGGAGTTGCTCGACCACTGGTCGGAGGCATATTCGATCAACCTGCACGCCGCGCTCGCTCTTGGAGAGTTTTCCGTGGACGACCTCTCGTGGTGGCCGGACTCGGAATCCGAGATGCGTTCGCTGGGGATCCAGGTGGGGGGAGAGGCCGGGGCCGGCCTCATCGACCCGCACCTGCGGCCCGCCTCCCTCACGCTTTACGCCGAACAGCTCCCGGCCCGGTTCATCGGCCGGCACCGCCTGGTCCGGGCCGAGGACCGGGGCAACGTCCACATCCGGGAACGGTTCTGGCACAGGCCCGAACCCGATGCTTGGACGGTGCCATCCCCACTGATCTACGCCGACCTGCTGGCTTCGGGAGATCCCCGCCAGCGCGAACACGGAGACCGGATCCGAACCAGTGATGATCGACTTATCCGCCTCGGCCGATCCTGA
- a CDS encoding IclR family transcriptional regulator, translating into MGESSEVPALRRGLAVLRLLATRPGPVTASAIAREAGLPRSTTYHLLSELEAAGFVVHLPAERRYGLGIAAFELGSAYLRHDPLERLAGPLLRKLVDRAGHTAHLGVLHGNESLYLIKERPARPETLVTEVGVRLPAQLTASGRAILRHLPAPHVRALFPSASTFVRRTGRGPSTLAELRRTLTAERRLGWSIEDGHVTDGFASVACPVFDHGARPLAAISVTLRHHCTSEPCEETWPALAAEVAATAAELTTRIGGHPG; encoded by the coding sequence ATGGGCGAGAGCAGCGAGGTCCCGGCGCTGCGCCGCGGGCTGGCGGTGCTGCGGCTGCTGGCGACGCGCCCAGGCCCGGTCACGGCGTCGGCGATCGCCCGCGAAGCCGGCCTCCCCCGCTCGACGACGTACCACCTGCTCAGCGAGCTCGAAGCCGCCGGTTTTGTCGTGCACCTACCCGCGGAACGCCGCTACGGCCTGGGCATCGCGGCGTTCGAGCTGGGCTCGGCGTACCTGCGCCACGACCCCCTGGAGCGGCTGGCCGGCCCGTTGCTGCGCAAGCTCGTCGACCGCGCCGGCCACACGGCCCACCTCGGCGTCCTGCACGGCAACGAGTCGCTGTACCTGATCAAGGAGCGCCCGGCCCGCCCGGAAACGCTGGTGACGGAGGTCGGCGTCCGGCTCCCGGCCCAGCTGACAGCGTCCGGCCGCGCGATCCTCCGGCACCTGCCCGCCCCGCACGTCCGGGCGCTGTTCCCGTCGGCTTCGACGTTCGTCCGCCGCACCGGTCGCGGCCCGAGCACCCTGGCCGAGCTGCGCCGCACGCTCACCGCGGAACGCCGGCTGGGCTGGTCGATCGAAGACGGCCACGTCACGGACGGTTTCGCCTCGGTGGCCTGCCCGGTCTTCGACCACGGCGCCCGCCCGCTGGCCGCGATCAGCGTGACCTTGCGCCACCACTGCACGTCAGAGCCGTGCGAAGAGACGTGGCCGGCGCTGGCGGCGGAGGTAGCGGCCACGGCAGCCGAACTGACCACCCGCATCGGCGGCCACCCGGGTTAG
- the hutH gene encoding histidine ammonia-lyase, whose product MPEKVLLGAEPMTAAQVVDVVRGHAPVGLTDAAEKNLAATRQHIEDLAHAVSPTYGVSTGFGALATRHIPVESRTALQRSLIRSHAAGAGPAVETEVVRGLMLLRLRTLASGYTGVRPGTAQTLAALLNAGITPIVHEYGSLGCSGDLAPLAAVALALMGEGDVEYRGEVMSAGEALKHAGIEPVVLAEKEGLALTNGTDGMLGMLLLAAADLHRLFDIADLTAAMSVEALLGTDRAFAADLQSLRPHPGQALSAARMWDALQGSKIVESHRGPDCNRVQDAYSLRCAPQVHGAARDSLAHAELVAERELASAVDNPVVLADGRVESNGNFHGAPVAYVLDFLAIPIADLASIAERRTDRMLDKARSHGLPPFLAYDPGVDSGHMIAQYTQAAIVSELKRLAVPASVDSIPSSAMQEDHVSMGWSAARKLRKAVDGLTTVLAIELLTAARALDFRAPLEPSPVTGRVRDLLRTKVEGPGPDRHLAPEIAAAEELVRSGAVLDAAALVSV is encoded by the coding sequence ATGCCGGAAAAAGTGCTCCTGGGTGCGGAACCCATGACCGCCGCCCAGGTCGTCGACGTCGTCCGCGGCCACGCGCCCGTCGGGCTCACGGACGCGGCCGAGAAGAACCTCGCCGCGACCCGCCAGCACATCGAAGACCTCGCCCACGCCGTCTCACCGACGTACGGCGTCTCGACCGGATTCGGCGCGCTGGCCACCCGCCACATCCCCGTCGAGAGCCGGACCGCGCTGCAGCGCAGCCTGATCCGCTCGCACGCCGCCGGCGCCGGGCCCGCCGTCGAGACCGAGGTCGTCCGCGGGCTGATGCTGCTGCGGCTGCGGACCCTCGCCAGCGGCTACACCGGCGTCCGCCCGGGCACCGCGCAAACGCTTGCGGCCCTGCTCAACGCCGGGATCACGCCGATCGTCCACGAGTACGGGTCCCTCGGTTGCTCCGGCGACCTCGCACCCCTGGCCGCCGTCGCGCTCGCGCTGATGGGGGAGGGCGACGTCGAATACCGCGGCGAGGTCATGAGCGCAGGAGAAGCGCTGAAGCACGCCGGGATCGAGCCGGTCGTGCTCGCCGAGAAGGAGGGCCTCGCCCTCACCAACGGCACCGACGGCATGCTCGGCATGCTGCTGCTCGCCGCCGCCGACCTGCACCGGCTCTTCGACATCGCGGACCTCACCGCCGCGATGAGCGTCGAGGCGCTGCTGGGCACCGACCGCGCGTTCGCCGCCGACCTGCAGTCGCTGCGGCCGCACCCCGGTCAGGCCCTCAGCGCCGCGCGGATGTGGGACGCGCTGCAGGGCTCGAAGATCGTCGAGAGCCACCGCGGCCCGGACTGCAACCGCGTCCAGGACGCGTATTCGCTGCGCTGCGCCCCGCAGGTCCACGGCGCCGCGCGCGACAGCCTCGCGCACGCCGAACTCGTCGCCGAGCGCGAACTCGCGTCCGCGGTGGACAATCCCGTCGTGCTGGCCGACGGCCGGGTCGAGTCCAACGGCAACTTCCACGGCGCGCCCGTCGCGTACGTGCTGGACTTCCTGGCCATCCCGATCGCCGACCTGGCCAGCATCGCCGAGCGCCGCACCGACCGGATGCTCGACAAGGCCCGCTCGCACGGCCTGCCGCCGTTCCTCGCCTACGACCCCGGCGTCGACTCCGGCCACATGATCGCCCAGTACACGCAGGCCGCCATCGTCAGTGAGCTGAAGCGGCTCGCCGTGCCGGCGTCCGTGGACTCCATCCCGAGCAGCGCCATGCAGGAGGACCACGTCTCCATGGGCTGGTCGGCCGCGCGGAAGCTGCGCAAGGCCGTCGACGGCCTGACGACCGTGCTCGCCATCGAGCTGCTGACGGCGGCCCGGGCGCTCGACTTCCGGGCGCCGCTCGAGCCGTCACCGGTCACCGGCCGCGTCCGGGACCTGCTCCGCACCAAGGTCGAGGGCCCCGGCCCCGACCGGCACCTGGCGCCCGAGATCGCGGCCGCCGAAGAACTCGTCCGCTCCGGCGCCGTCCTCGACGCCGCCGCTCTCGTGAGTGTTTAG